TACAAGCTCGAGATCGGCGTATTGGGCCGTGTTCGACCCGACACCGGTATGGTTCTTGATTTCAGTGATTTCAAAGGGATTGTAGATGAAAATATTGTTCAACCGATGGATCATCGATTGTTGAATGATATTCAGAATCATGACTTTCCTGCGAGCAATCCAACGGCGGAGAATATGGTCGTCTGGATTCGTAATCGGCTTCGGGAAGTTCTCAAAGACAAGAGCGTGACGATTAGTTTCGTCCGCCTGTGGGAGACCCCGACGTCGTATGCACTATGGAGGGCGTATTGATGATGAAAAATAAGCCTCTGCGTATCAACAGACAAGGACTATGCACCACTATTTCCGGGGAGGCCGGAGGGTTCCCGCAGGGGACGTGGATCACGCTGGTTCGCCTTCAGGGCTGTAACCTCAAATGCACGTGGTGTGATACCCCGCAAGCCAGGATGCAGAGTGTGATCACTTCATTGGAGGCGGGCGGTGATCTTCGGAACTTCATTGAGGTTTCCGTCCCTGATCTTGTATCCCAGATCAGAGATCAGATGAACCCCCACGTTCTCATAACCGGGGGCGAACCGCTTATGCAGCCTGAAGTGATCAACCTGATTGAGTCTCTCGTCGAGAGAGGGTTTAAGGTGCAGGTTGAGACGAACGGCAGCATTCTCATCCCATTCATCCCCGAGGTGTATTGGGTGGTCGATTTCAAGTGCCCTTCGTCAGGCATGGTAGAGAGAATGAACATTTCGAT
This DNA window, taken from Dehalococcoidales bacterium, encodes the following:
- a CDS encoding radical SAM protein → MMKNKPLRINRQGLCTTISGEAGGFPQGTWITLVRLQGCNLKCTWCDTPQARMQSVITSLEAGGDLRNFIEVSVPDLVSQIRDQMNPHVLITGGEPLMQPEVINLIESLVERGFKVQVETNGSILIPFIPEVYWVVDFKCPSSGMVERMNISMDVWAGQIARQQNAGGHVSVKFVVMDVIDLDYAIEAIERLLDYGVKGPFLISPINAKGENIKGMAERIREKHIGLLDHIVFSVQLHKVFGMV
- the queD gene encoding 6-carboxytetrahydropterin synthase QueD — protein: MSESIEIIKAFTFDAAHYLPYHEGKCQHLHGHTYKLEIGVLGRVRPDTGMVLDFSDFKGIVDENIVQPMDHRLLNDIQNHDFPASNPTAENMVVWIRNRLREVLKDKSVTISFVRLWETPTSYALWRAY